Part of the Xiphophorus couchianus chromosome 19, X_couchianus-1.0, whole genome shotgun sequence genome is shown below.
TTGAAATTACAACCTTGAATCTATTCTGTGCaattatcaatatatatattttttactctaaatgcacaaaaaaattctCCCGCAAATGtttcttgaaaaatattaatttttttattttattttatgttttcaggctaaTTTTTAAAGGCAAATTTCTGCAGGtgatttttttgcagtgaatataAAGTATAAAAATTCATGAATATCATTTCCACAtcttgtttccttcatttcttccAGGTCAAATTGATCCTTTATGGGCCACTTAGGTACAGGAGTTTATGCAGCACAGTCATGTATTAATATAAGATGCATTCCCAGTTTGGGTTCCTTTTTGGATGATTATGATGAATCAAATGGCTTTGACTCACATTAAGGCTGTTTCCTGTtctaatttctttcatttcagaaacatttctaaaattagaCAAATGGTCTCCAGAATTGACCTGGAGAAAATCATTCCTGCTTTTATGTCATCTCCTCTGGAAAACTGTAATGCTCTTTTTAACTGCCTGGATAAATCCTCAATTTCACCTTTGCAATCAATACAGAACGCAGCAGCCAGACTTCTCAGCAAATCCAATACATTCTGCCATATCTCTCCTGTTCCATTTTCACTCCACAGGCTTCCAGGtgattttaagatttgttttaaagtacttCTGCGGACATACAGAACATTACAAGACCAGGCTCCTGATTACCTTTGTCAGCTTTTAACTAAACATTCTGCTGCTCATGGTCTTTGTTCTCAAACTCTGAATGTTTTGGTTGTTCCATGAACACGGTTAAACACAGTTAAAAACTAACGGGGGTCTTTCAGTCGGTGGCGGTGGAACAGTTTACACTTGCAGCTCCGTTTTTCTGACtctgaaggtttttaaaaacctcgTATTTTCTCAGGCTTTTATCTCTTGATTTTACTGTGTTTCTtatgttggttttatgttttctattgttttaagGCTGATTTCTATTgtgatttgtgattttatgtctgtgatagacactttataaataaactttattcaatTACTCTAAGGAAGAACAGAAGTGGAAAACAAGGCAAAAATAGACAAATCTAAGGAACACCAAAGATTACAAAATTCCAAAACCAAACTCAAACAACCCCAGATCCTGACGgcatctttgtttttgctacAACAAAAGGATGACAAGACAATTTATTTGCAtgcttgttattattattgatatagATGTTACTGACAGCACCGACTGTTGTCGCCATAGTGATAGAagacaggaggagagaaagaagttCCCTCACATTCCAGATGTTGCTGCTGTCTTACGTGGATCAGGCTTTTTATCCAGTGTGGATTCGCTGATGACGCTTCAGATGTGAGGAACGTTTGAATCTCTTCTCACAGTGACTGCAGCTATAAGGCTCTTCACCAGTGTGGATTCGTTGATGACGCTTCAGATTTGAGTAACGTTTGAACCTCTTCTCACACTGACTACAGCTAtaaggcttttcaccagtgtggatTCGCTGATGACACTTCAGAGCTGAGGATTTTTTGAATCTCTTCTCACACTGACTACAACTATAAGGCTCTTCACCAGTGTGGATTCGCTGATGACGCTTCAGATTTGAGTAACGTTTGAATCTCTTCTCACACTGACTACAGCTAtaaggcttttcaccagtgtggatTCGCTGATGACGCTTCAGAGCTGAGGATTGTTTGAATCTCTTCTCACACTGACTACAACTATAAGGCTCTTCACCAGTGTGGATTCGCTGATGACGCTTCAGATTTGAGTAACGTTTGAATCTCTTCTCACACTGACTACAGCTA
Proteins encoded:
- the LOC114134800 gene encoding oocyte zinc finger protein XlCOF19-like, which encodes MEKLHLEEKASLEENQTCTNPGGHEDKASVGPSDGQQVQPTQRLQKKHRCDKCLKHFRLKYLKIHQRIHTGEKRYLCDQCGKSFIHKSNFNTHLRIHTGEKPYSCSQCEKRFKQSTALKCHQQIHTGEKPYSCSQCEKRFKRYSNLKRHQRIHTGEEPYSCSQCEKRFKQSSALKRHQRIHTGEKPYSCSQCEKRFKRYSNLKRHQRIHTGEEPYSCSQCEKRFKKSSALKCHQRIHTGEKPYSCSQCEKRFKRYSNLKRHQRIHTGEEPYSCSHCEKRFKRSSHLKRHQRIHTG